From Solwaraspora sp. WMMD1047, the proteins below share one genomic window:
- a CDS encoding lanthionine synthetase C family protein, with protein sequence MPPPGAAPAWRPTLSGVLRERALDCARSVGRRLGDPERVAAAIHGAGRRSSRFEFAGPSLACGFPSLAMALIQLTRVLPDEGWERQLHTCLSLSARSTTQSPLLAPSLYGGTGGFALVLAQAAETEPRYAPTAGRVRAAFFQHIADGPWRPETARGHRGEFNQDQAYDVVTGASGVLRAVIANGGSDPAARISVGHLIRYLIQIAEGDGARRLLSPADSPDRALLEECPDGYFDLGLAHGCAGPLAALALAWLAGHRRPGQLEAIRHLADWMVDRRVRDPWGVNWPNHVGRHTMPARGAPVDRPPSRAGWCYGALGIAMALWHAGRALEALELTTLAIEAVESVLRRPPAARHIPSPTLCHGVGGLLMVCLRLAPAAPGSQIEAAIPVLTEQILDGYNAAAPLGYRDEEQPGVFVDDPGFLTGAAGVVLALLAAAGDVPPDWDRVLLLS encoded by the coding sequence TTGCCACCTCCAGGTGCCGCACCCGCCTGGCGGCCCACGCTGTCCGGCGTACTGCGGGAGCGTGCACTCGACTGCGCGCGGTCGGTCGGTCGACGGCTCGGTGACCCGGAGCGGGTCGCGGCGGCCATCCACGGGGCCGGCCGGCGGTCGAGCCGGTTCGAATTCGCCGGCCCGAGTCTCGCCTGTGGTTTTCCCAGCCTGGCCATGGCACTCATCCAGTTGACGCGGGTGCTGCCGGACGAAGGTTGGGAGCGGCAGTTGCACACCTGTCTGAGTCTCTCCGCGCGTTCTACCACCCAGAGCCCGCTGCTGGCCCCGAGTCTCTACGGAGGCACCGGCGGCTTCGCTCTCGTCCTCGCCCAGGCGGCCGAGACGGAGCCGCGGTACGCGCCGACGGCGGGCAGGGTCAGAGCCGCCTTCTTCCAGCACATCGCCGACGGTCCGTGGCGTCCGGAGACCGCCCGGGGACACCGGGGGGAGTTCAACCAGGACCAGGCGTACGACGTCGTAACCGGCGCCTCCGGTGTGCTGCGCGCGGTCATCGCCAACGGCGGCTCGGACCCGGCGGCGCGGATTTCAGTGGGACATCTGATCCGCTACCTGATCCAGATCGCGGAAGGCGACGGTGCTCGTCGTCTGCTCTCACCGGCCGACTCTCCCGACCGGGCGCTCCTGGAGGAGTGCCCGGACGGCTACTTCGACCTTGGGCTGGCACACGGCTGCGCGGGCCCGCTCGCCGCCCTGGCGCTCGCCTGGCTGGCGGGACACCGGCGTCCCGGCCAGCTTGAGGCGATCCGTCACCTGGCCGACTGGATGGTGGACCGCCGGGTCCGGGACCCGTGGGGCGTCAACTGGCCCAACCACGTGGGTCGGCACACCATGCCAGCCCGGGGCGCCCCGGTCGATCGGCCACCGTCCCGCGCCGGGTGGTGTTACGGGGCGCTCGGCATCGCGATGGCCCTGTGGCATGCGGGACGGGCCCTGGAAGCCCTCGAACTGACGACCCTCGCGATCGAGGCCGTGGAGAGCGTGTTGCGCCGCCCGCCGGCTGCCCGGCACATCCCCTCACCCACCCTCTGCCACGGCGTGGGCGGCCTGCTCATGGTGTGTCTGCGCTTGGCGCCGGCCGCCCCCGGGTCTCAGATCGAAGCCGCGATCCCGGTTCTGACCGAACAGATTCTGGACGGTTACAACGCCGCGGCGCCCCTCGGCTACCGCGACGAGGAGCAGCCGGGTGTGTTCGTCGATGATCCCGGCTTCCTCACCGGCGCCGCGGGCGTGGTACTCGCCCTGCTGGCTGCGGCCGGCGACGTCCCGCCGGACTGGGACAGGGTTCTCCTGCTGTCCTGA
- a CDS encoding LLM class F420-dependent oxidoreductase, protein MRRFRFSFNMCQAESRQDFTKVCRRSEEYGYDVALTADHLGMLAPFPALVAAADATERLRVGTLVLNTSFWNPALLAREILSTDLLTDGRLEVGLGASHMRWQFDEAGIAWEPIATRAGRLESTINELVRHFTTEVGAPPEAPRESRAVQRSGFHDAGPPLLVGGVGDRVLRIAAEHADIVSISGVHQIPGKPPGMCRLGSAAEAADRVRFVREHAGGRLPDLEWHMLAHAVEVTDNRRAAAEKLLKQLGMGISVQDALETPYLLIGTVDEIAEQLVANRETYGFSYITVHQPYIETFAPVIEKLHGI, encoded by the coding sequence ATGCGTCGATTCCGGTTTTCCTTCAACATGTGCCAGGCAGAGTCCAGACAGGACTTCACCAAGGTGTGCCGGAGGAGTGAGGAGTACGGCTATGACGTCGCCCTGACCGCCGATCACCTGGGCATGCTGGCGCCCTTCCCCGCCCTCGTGGCGGCGGCGGACGCCACGGAACGACTGCGGGTCGGCACGCTGGTGCTGAACACCTCGTTCTGGAATCCGGCGCTGCTGGCCCGGGAGATCCTCAGCACCGACCTGCTCACCGACGGCCGCCTCGAGGTCGGCCTCGGCGCCAGTCACATGCGCTGGCAGTTCGACGAGGCGGGGATCGCCTGGGAACCGATCGCGACGCGCGCCGGTCGGCTGGAGAGCACCATCAACGAGCTGGTGCGGCACTTCACGACGGAGGTCGGCGCCCCACCGGAGGCGCCACGTGAGTCACGGGCCGTACAGCGCAGCGGCTTCCACGACGCGGGTCCGCCGCTGCTCGTCGGGGGCGTTGGTGACCGTGTGCTGAGAATTGCTGCGGAGCACGCCGACATCGTGAGCATCTCCGGGGTGCACCAGATTCCCGGCAAGCCGCCCGGGATGTGCCGACTGGGCTCCGCAGCCGAGGCGGCCGACCGGGTGCGCTTCGTCCGGGAACACGCTGGCGGCCGGCTCCCCGATCTCGAATGGCACATGTTGGCGCACGCCGTCGAGGTGACCGACAACCGGCGGGCCGCCGCCGAGAAGCTGCTGAAGCAGCTCGGCATGGGCATCAGCGTCCAGGACGCCCTTGAGACTCCCTATCTGCTGATCGGGACCGTCGACGAGATCGCGGAACAGCTCGTCGCCAACCGGGAGACGTATGGGTTCTCCTACATCACCGTGCATCAGCCGTACATCGAGACCTTCGCGCCGGTCATCGAGAAGCTCCACGGAATTTGA
- a CDS encoding ATP-binding cassette domain-containing protein: MRIGLRRRRSDLRETPATAGPELAKEPWEMNEANLFSAGFWAMARGMPALMSHALRLAWRTSRTDTTAAIVLNAVSGGFLSVGLLATTEVMQSLFAAGATPDRVRAALPSLLLVAVVLALRASCQAAASWAQARLLPRIERAVELRLIGLTTRVDLASYDDERFHDGLQRARERGTANAPVTVRAAIEVFSQMVGLVAVAVTLGVLHPVLLPLLILTAAPDWWAAVRSARMRYRAMWDLISSRRRKWIMLELMTDRRSAADVRSFTMRDFLQRQYDRVATVERDVQIALAHRETGVRLAGDALSGAATGVTYAALGLLLGAGAIALEVAGTAVLAIRSGKESLHQLVQAMNRLYTEGLYFCDYLDFCAEAERILTLAPSGTAPALLSRISVRDVTFRYPGAAVPALTEVSIDIDQGEVVALVGENGSGKTTLAKILAGLYTPDSGAVRWDGASLADADRHALWANIAVVAQNPTNWPLTARENIAMGDAGDDPRLRRAAAAAGAATFVERLPNGYDTLLDKRFESGRELSGGQWQRLAAARGFYRDAQLLICDEPSAALDARAEHELFRAIGDHAAGRTVVLITHRLANVRYADRIYVLADGRVTASGTHDQLMAAGGLYAELYNLQAEAYRPEPVRESPDAQRSLPSAAVRPAASVN; the protein is encoded by the coding sequence ATGCGGATCGGGCTGCGACGTCGGCGGAGCGACCTGCGGGAGACGCCGGCCACCGCCGGTCCGGAGTTGGCCAAGGAACCGTGGGAGATGAACGAGGCCAACCTCTTCTCGGCTGGATTCTGGGCGATGGCGCGCGGCATGCCCGCGCTGATGAGCCATGCCCTTCGGCTCGCCTGGCGGACCAGCCGGACCGACACCACAGCGGCCATCGTCCTCAACGCGGTCTCCGGCGGGTTCCTCTCCGTCGGCCTGCTCGCCACGACCGAGGTGATGCAGTCGCTGTTCGCCGCAGGGGCGACACCGGACCGGGTGCGTGCGGCCCTGCCGTCGCTGCTGTTGGTGGCAGTCGTCCTGGCGCTCAGGGCCAGTTGCCAGGCCGCTGCCTCGTGGGCGCAGGCGCGTCTCCTGCCCCGGATCGAGCGTGCTGTCGAGCTGCGGCTGATCGGGTTGACCACCCGGGTCGACCTTGCCTCGTACGACGACGAGCGGTTCCACGACGGCCTGCAGCGGGCCCGCGAGCGTGGCACGGCGAACGCCCCCGTCACGGTGCGGGCCGCCATCGAGGTGTTCAGTCAGATGGTCGGGCTCGTGGCCGTGGCCGTGACCCTCGGCGTGCTGCACCCCGTGCTTCTGCCGCTGTTGATTCTGACCGCCGCGCCGGACTGGTGGGCGGCGGTGCGTTCCGCGCGGATGCGCTACCGGGCAATGTGGGACCTGATCTCGAGCCGTCGACGCAAATGGATCATGTTGGAACTGATGACGGACCGCCGCTCGGCCGCCGACGTCCGCTCGTTCACCATGCGCGACTTTCTCCAGCGGCAGTACGACCGGGTGGCCACCGTCGAGCGCGACGTGCAGATCGCCCTCGCCCACCGGGAGACCGGCGTCCGGCTGGCGGGTGACGCCCTGAGCGGTGCAGCCACGGGGGTGACGTACGCGGCACTCGGCCTGCTGCTCGGCGCGGGCGCCATCGCACTGGAGGTCGCCGGGACCGCGGTGCTGGCGATCCGCAGCGGCAAGGAGTCACTGCACCAGTTGGTGCAGGCAATGAACCGGCTCTACACGGAAGGGCTCTACTTCTGTGACTACCTCGACTTCTGCGCTGAGGCGGAACGGATTCTCACCCTGGCGCCGTCAGGCACCGCGCCGGCGTTGCTGAGCCGGATCAGCGTCCGGGACGTCACGTTCCGCTATCCGGGTGCCGCCGTCCCAGCCCTGACCGAGGTATCGATCGATATCGACCAGGGCGAGGTCGTCGCCCTCGTCGGTGAGAACGGCTCCGGCAAGACCACGCTGGCCAAGATCCTCGCTGGCCTCTACACGCCGGACAGCGGCGCGGTGCGCTGGGACGGCGCCTCACTCGCCGACGCCGACCGTCACGCGCTGTGGGCGAACATCGCGGTGGTCGCGCAGAACCCCACGAACTGGCCGCTGACCGCGCGGGAGAACATCGCCATGGGCGACGCCGGAGACGACCCCCGGCTGCGCCGGGCGGCCGCGGCAGCGGGCGCGGCCACGTTCGTGGAACGGCTGCCGAACGGCTACGACACACTTCTCGACAAGCGCTTCGAGAGCGGTCGGGAACTCTCCGGCGGGCAGTGGCAGCGGCTCGCCGCGGCCCGTGGCTTCTACCGCGACGCCCAGCTGCTCATCTGCGACGAGCCCAGCGCGGCGCTCGACGCACGCGCGGAGCACGAGTTGTTCCGGGCGATCGGCGACCATGCCGCGGGCCGCACGGTCGTCCTCATCACCCACCGGCTCGCCAACGTCCGCTACGCCGACCGCATCTATGTGCTGGCCGACGGCCGGGTGACCGCGAGCGGGACGCACGACCAGCTGATGGCGGCGGGCGGCCTGTACGCCGAGCTCTACAACCTTCAGGCCGAGGCGTACCGGCCCGAGCCGGTCCGGGAGTCCCCGGATGCGCAGCGGAGCCTGCCGTCCGCGGCGGTCCGGCCAGCGGCGTCCGTCAACTAA
- a CDS encoding NAD-dependent epimerase/dehydratase family protein: protein MRLLILGGTGLLGRPLVEGAVLEGWDVTTFNRGLTGPDHATIKALRGDRDAAGGLAALRSGSWDAVLDTSGLVPSSVERSARLLADRAGTYLFVSSLAALSWPGTPATDDLPPRDCPPTASVADTGYGTLKAGCERALVAALGDRFFIVRPGLISGPGDAHGPVGRWLRRAARGGRILAGGEPAGPVQLLDCRDLASWLLACARHGRTGTRNATSPRGAMTMGALLGACVAATGSDGRLVWADDEFLVGSGVRAWVDLPLWEPSSAPGHANRWMVDAGAAHAAGLSCRPLVETVDDTWAELRDGPRHDAGGPGPLPTERERELVDAWLGGMRDGLAVPRS from the coding sequence GTGCGGCTGCTGATCCTGGGCGGGACGGGACTGCTCGGCCGCCCACTGGTCGAGGGCGCCGTGCTCGAAGGCTGGGACGTCACCACGTTCAACCGGGGTCTGACCGGCCCCGACCACGCGACGATCAAGGCTCTGCGTGGCGACCGGGACGCCGCGGGAGGGCTGGCCGCCCTGCGCTCCGGCAGCTGGGACGCGGTGCTCGACACCAGCGGTCTGGTCCCGTCGTCGGTGGAGCGCTCGGCGCGTCTGCTCGCAGACCGGGCCGGGACGTACCTGTTCGTCTCGTCGCTCGCCGCCCTTTCCTGGCCCGGGACTCCCGCCACCGACGATCTGCCGCCACGTGACTGCCCGCCGACCGCGTCCGTGGCGGACACCGGGTACGGCACCCTGAAGGCTGGCTGCGAGCGAGCCCTGGTCGCAGCTCTCGGAGATCGGTTCTTCATCGTGCGGCCCGGGCTGATCAGCGGACCGGGCGACGCACACGGGCCGGTCGGCCGGTGGCTGCGGAGGGCCGCCCGCGGGGGCCGGATCCTCGCGGGCGGCGAACCCGCCGGCCCGGTCCAGCTACTCGACTGCCGCGACCTGGCGTCCTGGCTGCTCGCTTGTGCGAGGCATGGCAGGACGGGCACCCGTAACGCCACGAGCCCGCGGGGCGCGATGACGATGGGTGCTCTCCTCGGGGCATGTGTCGCGGCCACCGGGTCGGATGGGCGGCTGGTCTGGGCCGACGACGAGTTCCTCGTCGGCAGCGGGGTGCGCGCCTGGGTTGATCTTCCACTGTGGGAGCCGTCCTCTGCACCGGGCCACGCGAACCGCTGGATGGTGGATGCCGGGGCGGCGCATGCCGCGGGGCTCAGCTGCCGCCCGCTGGTGGAGACGGTCGACGACACCTGGGCGGAGCTGAGGGACGGGCCCCGGCACGACGCCGGCGGGCCCGGCCCGCTGCCGACGGAACGGGAGCGGGAACTCGTCGACGCCTGGCTGGGCGGCATGCGGGACGGCCTCGCCGTACCGCGGTCCTAG
- a CDS encoding phytanoyl-CoA dioxygenase family protein, giving the protein MTNDMTTSGSTSHDFQRYLTQEQVDHFHTFGFLVLPQLLTADEMTRLTEEVERSHTDAYGYLNGARPEGQGLPSYLLPMMSTERTPFSLELLEDRRFFGVANELVRARALPTFAESILLFTQTPLHRDCMPGMHGVTFAVYLEPLTADTGALRFLAGSHHADFSAASEGWKKKYGIWAEEWGEKAVRQQVSDLPLTVAETRRGDVIVFDWQIWHASINGVDRLQWSVSYANEPTTAEEEDVFSRFFHSAGSVDPDAPYDTTAYPRYDREWMRQARDNPRMAPVIARMRELHMIGNPDDPEYGTSGGPVSRAAHG; this is encoded by the coding sequence ATGACGAACGACATGACGACCAGCGGCTCCACGAGCCACGACTTCCAGCGGTATCTGACCCAGGAACAGGTCGACCACTTCCATACCTTCGGCTTTCTCGTGCTGCCACAGTTGCTGACGGCCGACGAGATGACCCGATTGACCGAGGAGGTCGAGCGCAGCCACACCGATGCCTACGGCTACCTCAACGGGGCGCGGCCTGAGGGGCAGGGCCTGCCCTCGTACCTGCTGCCGATGATGAGCACGGAGCGCACCCCGTTCAGCCTCGAACTCCTCGAGGACCGCCGGTTTTTCGGCGTCGCCAACGAACTTGTCCGGGCCCGGGCGCTGCCCACCTTCGCGGAGAGCATCCTGCTGTTCACCCAGACGCCGCTGCACCGCGACTGCATGCCCGGCATGCACGGTGTCACCTTCGCGGTCTATCTGGAGCCGCTCACCGCGGACACCGGTGCGCTGCGCTTCCTGGCCGGCTCGCATCACGCCGACTTCTCCGCGGCCTCGGAGGGTTGGAAGAAGAAGTACGGCATCTGGGCGGAGGAGTGGGGCGAGAAGGCCGTACGCCAGCAGGTGTCCGATCTGCCCTTGACGGTCGCCGAGACCCGGCGGGGCGACGTGATCGTGTTCGACTGGCAGATCTGGCACGCCAGCATCAACGGCGTCGACCGGCTGCAGTGGTCGGTGAGCTATGCCAACGAGCCCACCACGGCTGAGGAGGAGGACGTCTTCAGCCGCTTCTTCCACAGCGCGGGTTCGGTCGACCCCGATGCCCCGTACGACACCACCGCCTACCCCCGCTACGACAGGGAGTGGATGCGGCAGGCGCGGGACAACCCGCGGATGGCGCCGGTCATCGCGCGGATGCGGGAGCTGCACATGATAGGGAATCCGGATGATCCCGAGTATGGGACGTCAGGCGGTCCGGTATCCCGCGCGGCGCACGGTTGA
- a CDS encoding lantibiotic dehydratase — protein MAPADTACLGPGDDLASALGEVETRTRDLLRAAAARPEIRQALRAASPSLTEAVDVLDAEGTPARRNDRIYRSLLRYLIRMSTRATPFGLFAGVAAGRLSGRADDDARGTPIRLELPVTGTVHTRPDMNWLMGLVERVERDEAALEYLGVVANPTAHVAGDRLVLPVADIYGTRDTRSITLRATGVVLEVLRRAARPVDYADLRRGLIRDLPQADNGRISALLRTLWSHGFLMSDLRPALNDTGAAATLAGRLPDGPHTTPLRNALVATLALAERTRAAEPAERERLFARLHRHQTEIHDAGSPPFQVDMALNTAGGYLPQGVGDAAADAAEVLLRLGLFPSGFQHLRAYHDEFAQRYGEDAEVPLLELLSAEAGLGPPATYTEPASDPPRSAPPSPSTPIRDVALSTLVSEALRSGAREVELTDDLLHRLTQWRPGTGQPAPEVLDVFLELHAASPEALETGNWRAVLSPAPLADGGRTFGRFTEVLPASVTGALRECARREEAAKPEAIFAELSYLPLVRRAANVVVHPGLRDYEIVVNSAASVPDEHTISLSDLVVGVLDGHFYVRSQRLRKEVVVGQSHLLTDLQAPNACRFLLEIAQDRHPLLAAFHWGPYKSAPFLPRLVRGKVVVSPAQWVLQHDTVRPTGAGPQSARAYRAVQQWRERWSVPRHVHLVELESRLLLDLQHPACVAELLTALARTAAPGRLAVQEALPDTDDHWLCDSEGRAYASEVVVPVWRRTRTEPPRGPGADEPLPTRLSRYPARPPALADIGRLPGEEWVYLKLYTPSRRQDEAVARPVAQLQAELRAQNLLADWFFMRYADPEPHLRVRLLAVPGERTGEALLTRTAAWARDVVRSGLAWKFSFDTYFPEVWRYGGPVAMTAVERAFGTDSDVSQAVVAARHAGVLGPDPAVTTAFCLDRLLEAWGLGFDERLAFIRARSDKDEFSEAFEPHRTELCELLRPWRRPADLPERQVLLAVTSPYAERLGETAAAVRDLHREGALWQAPEQILASLVHMHVNRACGIGASRERKVYGFWRKALDALEQRPDRTEVTSR, from the coding sequence ATGGCCCCGGCGGACACGGCCTGCCTCGGTCCCGGCGATGACCTTGCCTCGGCGCTGGGCGAGGTGGAGACGCGGACCCGGGACCTGCTGCGCGCGGCAGCAGCCCGGCCGGAGATCAGGCAGGCGCTGCGGGCCGCGAGCCCGTCGCTGACCGAGGCGGTGGACGTTCTCGACGCCGAGGGCACCCCGGCGCGCCGCAACGACCGCATCTACCGGAGCCTGCTGCGTTATCTGATTCGGATGAGCACCCGGGCCACGCCCTTCGGCCTCTTCGCAGGGGTTGCCGCCGGACGTTTGAGCGGCCGGGCGGACGACGACGCGCGCGGGACGCCGATCCGTCTCGAACTCCCGGTGACCGGCACCGTCCACACCAGGCCCGACATGAACTGGCTCATGGGGCTCGTGGAACGGGTCGAGCGTGACGAGGCCGCGCTGGAGTACCTGGGTGTGGTCGCCAACCCGACGGCGCATGTCGCGGGTGACCGACTGGTCCTGCCGGTCGCCGACATCTACGGCACCCGGGACACCCGCTCCATCACCCTGCGGGCCACCGGAGTTGTCCTCGAGGTGCTGCGTCGGGCCGCCCGCCCGGTGGACTACGCCGATCTGCGGCGGGGCCTGATTCGTGACCTGCCCCAGGCCGACAACGGAAGGATCAGCGCCCTGTTGCGGACGTTGTGGTCCCACGGCTTCCTGATGAGTGACCTGCGACCCGCCCTGAACGACACCGGGGCCGCCGCTACTCTGGCGGGCCGGCTTCCTGACGGACCGCACACCACCCCGTTGCGCAACGCGCTGGTGGCCACCCTCGCACTTGCCGAGCGGACACGAGCCGCCGAGCCGGCCGAGCGGGAGCGTCTCTTCGCGCGGCTCCACCGTCACCAGACGGAGATCCACGACGCCGGCTCCCCGCCCTTCCAGGTCGACATGGCACTGAACACCGCCGGCGGCTACCTGCCGCAGGGAGTCGGGGACGCCGCCGCGGACGCCGCTGAGGTACTCCTGCGGCTCGGACTCTTTCCCTCGGGCTTCCAACATCTGCGCGCATACCACGACGAGTTCGCGCAGCGCTACGGCGAGGACGCGGAGGTGCCACTGCTCGAACTGCTCAGCGCGGAGGCCGGACTGGGGCCACCCGCAACCTACACCGAGCCGGCCTCCGACCCGCCACGGTCGGCGCCGCCCTCCCCGAGCACGCCGATCCGTGACGTCGCCCTGTCCACACTGGTCTCCGAGGCCCTGCGCAGCGGTGCGCGGGAGGTGGAGCTGACCGACGACCTGTTGCACAGGCTCACGCAGTGGCGGCCCGGCACGGGTCAGCCGGCGCCCGAGGTCCTCGACGTCTTTCTCGAGCTGCACGCCGCGTCCCCGGAAGCGCTGGAAACCGGGAACTGGCGGGCCGTTCTGTCGCCCGCACCCCTGGCCGACGGCGGCAGGACCTTCGGCCGGTTCACGGAGGTGCTCCCGGCCTCGGTCACCGGTGCGCTGCGGGAGTGCGCGCGGCGCGAGGAGGCGGCGAAGCCCGAAGCCATCTTCGCCGAGCTCAGCTATCTGCCGCTGGTGCGGCGGGCCGCGAACGTCGTGGTCCACCCGGGGCTGCGCGACTACGAGATCGTGGTGAACTCCGCGGCCTCGGTGCCCGACGAGCACACCATCAGCCTGTCCGATCTCGTGGTGGGCGTCCTCGATGGGCACTTCTACGTACGGTCCCAGCGCCTTCGCAAGGAGGTCGTGGTCGGACAGAGCCACCTGCTGACCGACCTGCAGGCCCCGAACGCCTGCCGCTTCCTCCTGGAGATCGCACAGGACCGGCACCCGCTGCTCGCGGCCTTTCACTGGGGGCCGTACAAGAGCGCCCCGTTTCTGCCCCGGCTCGTCCGTGGCAAGGTCGTCGTCAGTCCGGCGCAGTGGGTTCTCCAGCACGACACGGTACGGCCGACCGGCGCCGGGCCGCAGAGCGCTCGCGCGTACCGGGCCGTCCAGCAGTGGCGGGAGCGGTGGAGCGTGCCGCGTCACGTCCACCTTGTGGAGTTGGAGAGTCGCCTGCTGCTCGATCTGCAGCATCCGGCATGCGTCGCCGAACTGCTCACGGCACTGGCCAGGACGGCGGCGCCCGGGCGCCTCGCCGTGCAGGAGGCACTGCCCGACACCGACGATCACTGGCTGTGCGACAGTGAGGGCAGGGCGTACGCGTCGGAGGTGGTCGTGCCGGTGTGGCGCCGCACGCGGACCGAGCCACCGCGCGGACCGGGCGCGGACGAGCCACTGCCGACCCGGTTGTCCCGCTATCCGGCCCGTCCGCCCGCCCTCGCCGACATCGGCAGGCTTCCCGGCGAGGAGTGGGTGTACCTCAAGCTGTACACGCCCAGCCGGCGCCAGGACGAAGCCGTGGCCCGCCCGGTCGCGCAGCTCCAGGCGGAGCTGCGGGCACAGAATCTGCTCGCTGACTGGTTCTTCATGCGCTACGCCGACCCCGAACCGCACCTGCGCGTGCGGCTGCTGGCGGTGCCCGGTGAGCGGACCGGTGAGGCGTTGCTGACGCGTACGGCCGCGTGGGCACGAGACGTGGTGCGCTCCGGACTCGCCTGGAAGTTCAGCTTCGACACCTACTTCCCGGAGGTGTGGCGGTACGGCGGCCCGGTCGCGATGACCGCGGTGGAGCGAGCCTTCGGCACCGACAGCGACGTCTCGCAGGCCGTCGTCGCCGCGCGGCACGCCGGTGTGCTGGGCCCGGACCCGGCCGTGACCACGGCCTTCTGCCTCGACCGGCTCCTCGAGGCCTGGGGACTCGGCTTCGACGAGCGGCTCGCCTTCATCCGTGCCCGCTCGGACAAGGACGAGTTCAGCGAGGCGTTCGAACCGCACCGGACCGAGCTCTGCGAACTGCTGCGGCCCTGGCGGCGCCCCGCCGACCTACCGGAGCGGCAGGTGCTGCTCGCTGTGACCAGCCCGTACGCCGAACGCCTCGGCGAGACCGCCGCCGCTGTCAGGGATCTGCACCGGGAGGGTGCACTCTGGCAGGCCCCCGAGCAGATCCTCGCCAGTCTGGTGCACATGCACGTCAACCGGGCCTGCGGCATCGGGGCGAGCCGCGAGCGGAAGGTCTACGGGTTCTGGCGCAAGGCACTCGACGCTCTGGAGCAGCGTCCCGACCGTACGGAGGTGACATCACGATGA
- a CDS encoding phytanoyl-CoA dioxygenase family protein: MSEDVLAARAREFQESGYLWLRGVFTADEIASFRRLYDEGAADWMFVHGREDPPLIVGNLVERSPRTVLPAVTHPDLLGLAEALMGPAVQLDSTVLFSADAEEPEAEGRPVHWHRDRFGYFPNGGYVAPRLIICFAYLQEMSLEYGPLRVVPGSHREPVSIPEDRLEEPYEDELLLHTSPGDVVVIHHNLLHSGTHSVSRGRRQFLGIGYNTSAMRHDESFAGPNVQALLRTARRTGDRRTQRLFGEDEMFNVRQNAGFTVPEHAAWQEWRRTDDEQTAGTSEARAQVVQARGRVSR, translated from the coding sequence ATGAGTGAGGACGTTCTGGCCGCGAGGGCACGAGAGTTCCAGGAGTCGGGTTATCTGTGGCTGCGCGGGGTCTTCACGGCCGACGAGATCGCCTCGTTCCGGCGCCTGTACGACGAGGGCGCGGCCGACTGGATGTTCGTTCACGGTCGGGAGGACCCGCCGCTGATCGTCGGCAACCTTGTCGAGCGCAGCCCGCGCACCGTCCTGCCTGCGGTGACCCATCCAGACCTGCTGGGTCTGGCCGAGGCGCTGATGGGTCCGGCCGTGCAACTGGACAGCACCGTGCTGTTCAGCGCTGACGCGGAGGAGCCGGAGGCCGAGGGCCGGCCGGTGCACTGGCACCGGGACCGGTTCGGCTACTTCCCGAACGGAGGGTACGTCGCGCCCCGTCTGATCATCTGCTTCGCGTACCTCCAGGAGATGTCTCTCGAATACGGCCCGCTGCGGGTCGTCCCCGGTTCGCACCGGGAGCCGGTGAGCATCCCCGAGGACCGTCTGGAGGAGCCGTACGAGGACGAGTTGCTGCTGCACACCTCTCCCGGTGACGTCGTGGTCATCCACCACAACCTGCTGCACTCCGGCACGCACAGCGTGAGCCGGGGCAGGCGGCAGTTCCTGGGTATCGGCTACAACACCTCGGCGATGCGCCACGACGAGTCCTTCGCCGGGCCGAACGTTCAGGCGCTACTCAGGACCGCGCGTCGGACCGGGGACCGGAGGACGCAACGTCTCTTCGGCGAGGACGAGATGTTCAACGTACGGCAGAACGCGGGCTTCACAGTGCCGGAGCACGCCGCGTGGCAGGAGTGGCGGCGGACCGACGACGAGCAGACGGCAGGAACCAGCGAGGCGCGTGCCCAGGTGGTGCAGGCGCGAGGGAGGGTCTCTCGGTGA
- a CDS encoding FDLD family class I lanthipeptide: MTAQTLDIPLDEFDLDIRVEAPEAGATDNDPMAWWCTHRYSCRWTKCCSGEFAQSVPTEYWN; encoded by the coding sequence ATGACAGCTCAAACGCTCGACATCCCGCTGGACGAGTTCGACCTGGACATTCGGGTCGAGGCTCCGGAGGCTGGAGCCACGGACAACGACCCGATGGCGTGGTGGTGCACGCACCGCTACAGCTGCCGGTGGACGAAATGCTGCTCGGGGGAATTCGCGCAGAGCGTTCCCACCGAGTACTGGAACTAG